In Acaryochloris marina S15, a single genomic region encodes these proteins:
- the msrB gene encoding peptide-methionine (R)-S-oxide reductase MsrB, which yields MKRRALLKVGTVLMGTTGFSSFLPKWFSGKAMAAEVFEVTKTEDEWRQALTPAQFHVLREKGTERPRSSPLDKEYGKGVFHCAGCDLPLFTSETKFDSGTGWPSFYAPIKGAVDTTTDFVLVLPRTEVHCHRCGGHLGHVFGDGPKPTGKRYCMNGVSLKFVPGEAV from the coding sequence ATGAAAAGAAGAGCCTTATTGAAGGTAGGAACGGTACTAATGGGAACAACAGGATTTTCGAGTTTTCTACCGAAATGGTTTTCTGGCAAAGCAATGGCCGCCGAGGTATTTGAAGTCACTAAAACTGAAGACGAGTGGCGTCAGGCTCTTACACCTGCTCAGTTCCACGTTCTACGAGAGAAAGGAACGGAACGTCCTCGCAGCAGCCCCTTGGATAAGGAATATGGCAAAGGTGTCTTTCACTGTGCAGGGTGTGATTTACCGCTGTTTACATCTGAGACCAAGTTTGACAGTGGGACAGGCTGGCCCAGTTTTTATGCACCTATTAAAGGCGCGGTAGATACTACAACTGATTTTGTGCTGGTTCTGCCTCGAACTGAAGTGCATTGTCATCGTTGTGGAGGACATCTAGGTCATGTTTTTGGTGATGGTCCTAAACCCACAGGTAAACGCTACTGCATGAACGGTGTATCCCTAAAATTCGTTCCAGGTGAAGCAGTTTAA
- a CDS encoding ABC transporter ATP-binding protein has product MATYKDIVRYYRQYWGISLLSIAAASLFEIIDLVVPYAIGQILNVLSREPLDAPLQAFISQISAITRIPLGRSLSLWTLLGMIFLVTVVRAPIQPWIGSWFHWAIPLRAKRDRTRQVLKKILTLPLDFYDENNPGRIAGRVARGVTNHTWTYPEIAGQFIPKLMRVLGIFIIIGLIAWPIAIIFLISFIVIFTFSLWDLRLLIKREEILDRYIENTESRTSEIITNIKTVKAFATEAAELERQQQRLDREMQVVLFRIHKGYVKLATWQRTIVQACVFGVLTLTLMATVRGDISLGHFVTTLTVSSMAYAEIEPLSMVAEIFARRYASMLRLHEFMQQPDGADASSLSLEPVHQNPYRFSGNLELQHLSFGYDPNQPVLQDINLTINPCQTVALVGRSGSGKSTLVKLLFRYFEPHAGQILMDGQDIRSLDVTRYRRRLAIVHQDVDIFNGTILENLTYGNPTVSFEQVQSACAIAKVGEFVHQLPQGYATVVGERGVRLSGGQRQRLGIARALIVDPDVLIFDEATSSLDYESERTIQLAMRSLLGTRTLLIIAHRLSTVREADQIVVLDQGQIAEVGNHDQLLHQGGIYHRLHTLQETGELRV; this is encoded by the coding sequence ATGGCTACTTATAAAGATATTGTTCGATACTATCGACAATACTGGGGAATCTCTCTGCTCAGCATTGCAGCAGCTAGCCTGTTTGAAATTATTGACCTGGTAGTCCCCTATGCCATTGGTCAAATTCTCAACGTTCTGTCTCGGGAACCTTTAGATGCTCCTTTGCAGGCCTTCATTAGTCAGATCTCTGCAATAACCCGCATACCCCTAGGCCGTTCCTTGTCTCTGTGGACTTTGCTGGGCATGATCTTTCTGGTGACTGTCGTTCGAGCACCGATTCAGCCCTGGATTGGGAGCTGGTTTCACTGGGCGATACCGTTGAGGGCAAAACGCGATCGCACTCGGCAAGTCCTCAAAAAAATCCTTACCCTCCCCCTGGATTTCTACGATGAAAATAATCCAGGTCGGATTGCAGGTCGGGTTGCTAGGGGTGTAACGAACCACACCTGGACCTATCCCGAAATTGCTGGACAGTTTATTCCCAAGCTCATGCGAGTGCTGGGGATTTTTATCATCATTGGTTTGATTGCATGGCCCATCGCCATTATTTTCCTAATCTCCTTTATCGTCATTTTCACCTTTAGCCTTTGGGACTTACGCTTGCTGATTAAGCGGGAAGAGATTCTCGATCGCTATATCGAAAATACCGAGAGTCGCACCTCCGAGATCATCACCAATATCAAAACTGTCAAAGCATTTGCCACCGAAGCTGCCGAATTAGAGCGTCAACAGCAGCGGCTCGATCGAGAAATGCAGGTGGTCCTCTTTCGAATTCATAAGGGCTATGTAAAGCTGGCAACTTGGCAACGAACCATCGTTCAAGCCTGTGTGTTCGGTGTCCTTACCCTCACCCTGATGGCAACGGTACGGGGCGATATTTCCCTGGGTCACTTTGTCACCACTCTGACTGTATCCAGCATGGCCTATGCCGAAATCGAGCCCCTAAGTATGGTGGCTGAAATCTTTGCCCGTCGCTATGCTTCCATGTTGCGGTTGCACGAATTTATGCAGCAACCTGATGGTGCAGATGCATCAAGTCTCAGTTTAGAGCCAGTCCACCAAAATCCTTATCGGTTCTCTGGCAACCTAGAGTTGCAACACCTCAGCTTTGGCTACGATCCGAATCAACCCGTACTACAAGATATCAATCTGACCATCAATCCGTGCCAGACCGTTGCCCTTGTAGGCCGATCAGGGTCAGGGAAATCCACCTTAGTCAAACTCCTCTTTCGCTATTTCGAACCCCATGCTGGGCAGATCCTCATGGATGGTCAAGATATCCGATCGCTGGATGTGACTCGATATCGCCGCCGATTAGCCATTGTTCATCAAGATGTCGATATTTTTAACGGCACCATTCTCGAAAATCTCACCTATGGGAATCCCACCGTCAGTTTTGAGCAAGTTCAATCCGCCTGTGCCATTGCCAAGGTCGGGGAATTTGTCCATCAGCTTCCCCAAGGCTATGCCACCGTTGTGGGAGAGCGAGGAGTAAGACTATCAGGCGGGCAACGCCAGCGACTGGGTATCGCTCGGGCCTTGATTGTCGATCCAGATGTCCTCATCTTTGACGAAGCGACTTCCAGCCTTGACTATGAATCCGAACGCACGATTCAGCTTGCCATGCGTTCTCTTCTCGGAACGCGAACGCTGCTCATTATTGCTCACCGCCTCAGCACCGTCCGGGAGGCAGATCAAATTGTTGTCCTGGATCAAGGCCAGATTGCAGAGGTGGGGAACCATGATCAGCTTCTGCACCAGGGTGGCATTTACCATCGACTCCATACCCTACAAGAAACGGGAGAACTACGGGTATAG